A single genomic interval of Rosistilla ulvae harbors:
- a CDS encoding MotA/TolQ/ExbB proton channel family protein: MTSIENLLFDMAQLFWWPVLLLVLFAFAYALFKLGGFLIEAFLRLRLPQRHWVVPTDATGSLESMELLVLRELEGLRLCSRIAPMLGLVATMIPLGPALAAVSSGQSQITANSMGGAFAAVIIALVAASITFAIYTVRRRWLMQELTHWMESQTSDLEST; the protein is encoded by the coding sequence ATGACATCGATCGAAAATTTGTTGTTCGACATGGCACAACTGTTCTGGTGGCCGGTGCTGCTGCTGGTCCTGTTCGCGTTTGCCTACGCCCTGTTCAAACTCGGCGGCTTCCTGATCGAAGCGTTCCTGCGACTGCGGCTGCCGCAGCGGCATTGGGTCGTGCCGACCGATGCAACCGGTTCGCTCGAATCGATGGAACTTCTCGTCCTTCGCGAGCTGGAAGGGTTGCGACTGTGCAGCCGGATCGCACCGATGCTGGGACTTGTCGCGACGATGATCCCTCTTGGGCCTGCGCTTGCCGCCGTGTCGTCGGGGCAGTCGCAAATCACCGCCAACAGCATGGGGGGCGCGTTTGCAGCAGTGATCATCGCGCTGGTCGCGGCGTCGATCACGTTTGCGATCTACACGGTCCGGCGGCGATGGTTGATGCAGGAATTAACGCATTGGATGGAATCTCAAACCAGCGATCTGGAATCGACATGA
- a CDS encoding nicotinate-nucleotide--dimethylbenzimidazole phosphoribosyltransferase: protein MTNNHPHIDSDAIRSRLAELCKPPESLGMIEFAATRLCETQQTLQPQTRPRQVTVFAADHGVTCEGVTAWPSEVTGAVVKVMQSHRTASGVFARSLDASYEVVDVGLLQAIAPSDEDDVSTTCLRDNAGRRGTGNLMREPAMGDADFDHAWAVGVERAEAAIAENCQVLIGGEMGIGNTTSATCLIGLLCESQIDSSVAEIVGRGAGLDDRQLSQKQQVVIAAIERVRRMGTPDAKQIGCEVGGLEIVALAGFYARAAQAGRTLLIDGMIATSAAVLADAIHPGTRCQMIAGHRSTEPAHAAALAKLQLTPILDLQMRLGEATGAIAALPILDLAAAMLCEMATLGELDL, encoded by the coding sequence ATGACGAACAACCATCCACACATCGACAGCGACGCCATCCGATCGCGGCTTGCCGAACTGTGCAAGCCGCCCGAGAGCTTGGGGATGATCGAATTCGCGGCAACGCGGCTCTGCGAAACCCAACAAACGCTGCAACCTCAAACGCGTCCACGGCAGGTGACGGTCTTTGCCGCCGACCATGGGGTGACCTGCGAAGGCGTCACAGCTTGGCCCAGCGAAGTGACCGGCGCCGTGGTCAAGGTGATGCAATCCCATCGCACGGCCAGCGGAGTTTTCGCGCGGTCGTTGGATGCGAGCTACGAAGTCGTCGACGTCGGTCTGTTGCAAGCGATCGCCCCCAGCGACGAGGACGACGTTTCCACCACATGCCTGCGGGATAACGCCGGTCGACGCGGGACGGGAAATCTAATGCGTGAGCCGGCGATGGGCGATGCAGATTTCGACCACGCTTGGGCCGTGGGCGTCGAACGAGCCGAAGCGGCGATCGCCGAGAACTGCCAGGTTCTGATCGGCGGCGAGATGGGGATTGGAAACACGACGTCGGCAACCTGTTTGATCGGCCTGCTGTGCGAGTCGCAGATCGATTCAAGCGTTGCTGAAATCGTCGGCCGCGGTGCGGGACTCGACGATCGACAGCTCTCTCAAAAACAGCAGGTCGTCATCGCGGCGATCGAGCGGGTACGGCGAATGGGAACGCCCGACGCAAAACAAATCGGATGCGAAGTTGGCGGATTGGAGATCGTCGCGTTGGCGGGCTTTTACGCTCGAGCCGCCCAAGCTGGCCGGACTCTATTGATCGATGGCATGATCGCGACCTCGGCGGCGGTGCTGGCCGATGCGATCCATCCCGGAACGCGATGTCAAATGATCGCCGGTCATCGGTCGACCGAGCCTGCGCACGCCGCGGCGCTCGCCAAGTTGCAATTGACGCCGATCCTCGATTTGCAAATGCGGCTCGGAGAGGCGACCGGCGCGATCGCCGCATTGCCGATCCTGGATCTTGCCGCGGCAATGCTATGCGAGATGGCCACCCTCGGCGAGCTGGACCTGTGA
- a CDS encoding adenosylcobinamide-GDP ribazoletransferase has protein sequence MSEPTQSSDRQACSLWECFVIAVQFLTRVSIFRQRQLSSDQYRLALRRSVLFFPIVGGFVGLFTAVTFATLLLAGVPALVSALVAVGFEALLTGAFHEDAFADTCDALGGGWTRDQVLEIMKDSRLGTYGTIALVAGVGARAAAIAAMGETDIRWSIVAIVAAAAIGRIAIVVMMATTSPIDDRASQARDVAGSQTLKTVIAATLASLPFWSAWLMLSPSCAAASMLVSAITLILFRRKIMRRIGGTTGDLLGASGFLIQLVVTIGSAAR, from the coding sequence ATGTCAGAACCAACGCAATCCAGCGATCGGCAAGCCTGTTCGCTGTGGGAATGCTTTGTGATCGCGGTTCAGTTCCTGACCCGCGTTTCGATTTTTCGTCAGCGACAGCTTTCGAGCGACCAATACCGGCTGGCCCTTCGCCGATCGGTCCTCTTCTTTCCTATCGTCGGCGGATTCGTCGGGCTCTTCACGGCAGTGACCTTTGCGACTCTCCTGCTGGCCGGAGTCCCCGCGTTGGTTTCCGCGTTGGTCGCGGTTGGTTTCGAAGCATTGCTGACCGGCGCGTTCCACGAAGATGCGTTTGCCGATACGTGTGACGCGTTGGGTGGTGGATGGACGCGAGACCAAGTCCTGGAAATCATGAAGGACAGCCGGCTGGGGACCTATGGAACCATCGCATTGGTTGCCGGCGTGGGAGCCCGCGCCGCGGCGATCGCTGCGATGGGAGAAACGGACATCCGTTGGTCGATCGTTGCCATCGTCGCCGCGGCAGCGATCGGACGGATCGCGATCGTTGTGATGATGGCCACGACGTCGCCCATCGACGATCGCGCTTCGCAAGCCCGAGATGTCGCCGGTTCGCAGACTCTCAAGACAGTCATCGCAGCCACCCTGGCGAGCCTTCCTTTCTGGAGTGCCTGGTTGATGTTGTCCCCTTCGTGCGCCGCAGCTTCGATGTTGGTATCGGCGATAACCCTGATTTTGTTTCGTCGCAAGATCATGCGGCGGATCGGCGGCACCACAGGCGACTTATTGGGGGCCAGCGGATTCCTGATTCAACTTGTTGTCACGATCGGATCTGCAGCAAGATGA
- the bluB gene encoding 5,6-dimethylbenzimidazole synthase yields MKASPASTGEEHHGGIDSNELKARQIDPRNVLDLSSNLLFVDHPQRVKNAIQTSQFSHYPDRDCGPLLDALAARHQIPTDRILAGNGCCELIHLVASTLLNSSDRAMMVGPTFSEYARASRLAGAVTYEVRSKASEAFAVPTEAIQNDLESQSPRLVWICNPNNPTGQAVDASVIQDWVESCPQTTFVVDESYIDFSVSTQSLVGNEAANLIVLRSMTKSHALAGLRLGYLVASEPQIQALTARRIPWSVNELAQAAGVAALMSQPHYDAAMQRLQTEQTRLIGELRQRGYDPISSETGFFMLPIGDATAFRDRLLSSRVLVRDCTSFGLPEHVRIAIGDASATDRLLAAIDGRPLAATTPSDAVESGSAPTWGDDFRSQLHQLFRLRRDVRRFRTDPIAQQLMAQWIEAACMAPSVGLSQPWRFMSVDQPSLRERVLAEFELQNESAASGYEDAERQQYQKLKLAGLREAPEQLAIFVVPEPSQGRGLGRQTMPETVVYSVVAAIQNLWLAARCDGVGVGWVSILRPERISKILAVPDHWQLIAYLCLGYPSGPAQEIPTLELAGWEERMQTNQLWTHS; encoded by the coding sequence ATGAAAGCGTCCCCAGCATCGACTGGCGAAGAGCACCACGGTGGCATCGATTCGAACGAACTCAAAGCACGCCAGATCGATCCGCGAAATGTGCTCGACCTCAGCAGCAACCTGTTGTTTGTCGACCATCCGCAACGCGTCAAAAATGCGATCCAGACATCCCAATTCTCGCACTACCCCGATCGCGATTGTGGTCCGTTGTTGGATGCGCTGGCAGCGCGACACCAGATCCCTACCGATCGCATCTTGGCGGGGAACGGTTGCTGCGAACTGATTCACTTGGTCGCCAGCACGCTGTTGAATTCCAGCGACCGCGCGATGATGGTCGGCCCCACTTTTTCAGAATACGCGCGGGCATCGCGGCTCGCTGGTGCGGTTACTTATGAAGTGCGTTCGAAAGCGTCCGAAGCGTTTGCAGTTCCCACCGAAGCGATCCAGAACGATCTGGAAAGTCAGTCGCCGCGTCTTGTCTGGATTTGCAATCCCAACAATCCGACGGGACAAGCGGTCGACGCATCGGTGATCCAAGATTGGGTGGAGTCCTGTCCGCAAACGACCTTTGTTGTCGACGAATCCTACATCGACTTCTCCGTGTCGACGCAGAGTCTTGTCGGAAACGAAGCCGCAAATTTGATAGTCCTACGTTCGATGACCAAGTCGCACGCGTTGGCTGGTCTGCGATTGGGATACCTGGTCGCATCGGAGCCGCAGATCCAAGCGTTGACCGCGCGACGCATCCCTTGGTCGGTCAACGAACTGGCGCAAGCCGCCGGCGTCGCCGCGCTCATGTCGCAGCCCCATTACGATGCCGCGATGCAGCGTCTACAAACCGAACAAACGCGTTTGATCGGTGAACTTCGACAACGCGGCTACGATCCAATTTCCAGCGAGACCGGTTTCTTCATGCTGCCGATAGGAGATGCCACGGCTTTTCGCGATCGGTTGTTATCAAGCAGAGTCCTGGTGCGTGATTGCACTTCGTTTGGCCTTCCCGAGCATGTCCGGATCGCGATCGGTGACGCTTCGGCAACCGACCGTTTGCTCGCCGCGATCGATGGTCGACCGCTAGCTGCCACGACGCCAAGCGATGCGGTTGAGTCCGGCAGTGCGCCGACTTGGGGAGACGATTTTCGTTCCCAGCTGCACCAACTGTTTCGTCTGCGACGCGATGTTCGACGCTTCCGTACCGACCCCATCGCCCAACAGCTGATGGCTCAATGGATCGAGGCGGCCTGCATGGCACCGTCGGTTGGGCTGTCGCAACCGTGGCGATTCATGTCGGTCGATCAACCATCGCTTCGCGAGCGGGTCTTGGCGGAATTTGAATTGCAGAACGAATCGGCAGCAAGCGGATACGAGGATGCCGAACGCCAGCAGTATCAAAAACTAAAGCTTGCCGGCCTTCGCGAAGCCCCCGAACAGCTCGCTATTTTTGTTGTCCCCGAACCGTCGCAAGGGCGTGGGCTGGGGCGGCAAACGATGCCCGAAACGGTTGTCTATTCCGTCGTCGCGGCAATCCAAAACCTCTGGCTGGCAGCCCGCTGCGACGGCGTAGGCGTCGGCTGGGTTTCCATCCTCCGACCGGAACGAATCAGTAAGATCCTGGCGGTCCCCGATCACTGGCAACTGATCGCCTATTTGTGCTTAGGGTACCCGAGCGGTCCCGCCCAAGAGATTCCCACGCTTGAGCTTGCCGGATGGGAAGAACGCATGCAGACAAACCAATTGTGGACTCATTCATGA
- the cobN gene encoding cobaltochelatase subunit CobN, with protein sequence MSNCSIVVIALATVLCMASNRQAIAAEDDKSVLVLHSYLISPAQIATLQSAAKEAPVDLRFLAADSADTDTLRAEIERADLILLDVAHESVLTPIVSKSAEDIEKSDLPYILVPGLDRVRRGQLMQAASLKSQHKVSDETAARIRQYYRYGGDGNTLLLMAALATDLSNPPAADLPAAIAFPEQGFYHPDWTEIETSREVIQSKLAGDAKPIVAIAINSATLSSGDTDWLDAILLALKQRDINGYAFYGPRQNSQLFTEMTCRDKDGEAKPFADLIINAALIFRPAERKAEIDQIGVPVMQTLPSLNRDAEQWRASDDGLAMANISYYYASSELAGMIAPMLISARNADTRLLQPINQQIAALADRAAAICRLQQSQRGERRIAMMVYNYPQGENNFGASFLNVPKSLVNVIAAMKQAGYTTETIDESSLTSAVQTSLRALYDSDALISQHAAGKAGFLPLAEYQTWFDGLPAPTRHRIENHWGDPRSAAVRTESGDSGFVIPGVQLGNIHVIPQPLRHEVTAATEAELRKQRINHNSTVPLSHKYLATYLYLRQQWRADAVVHFGTHGTLEWAPGKQRALSVDDDPLLALGSLPNVYPYIMDNLGEATTAKRRSGAVMISHMTPMFSPAGFRPGLHEMHDLMHDWETIADGPVRKQMEKQLVDWFAEQKLDRDLGWSTDRIADHFEEFMEVLHPYLDDIAQTAQPQGLAVLGQVPDRERRFGMVMQMLRKRLIDALGEDIDEVFLLDAAKVGNSRPARWLRMALQDADAASRLDLRMIDNLDSSKQTSVPNRAAEKTLDADVLLELALEAQRLDALLATNNEIPALITALDGQHVPSSYGGDPVRNPDSLPTGKNLYGFDPSRVPTRQAWEIGVGVLDDWIADYRLRHENAYPQQIAFTMWAGETMRHHGVMESQIFHALGVRPRWDDTGRMKGIELVSDSDFGRPRIDVLMTVTGSYRDQFPHLMKWIDEAVVLVANHESPKTESDGDESATNFVANHARWLREQLIAEGVSDEEANRQSTARVFSNESGNYGTGLNDAAYASDLWEYQQANGGDAEMARLFVDRMGYAYGDGLDGVAASELFAKQLAGVDAAFLSRSSHTYGVLTSDDPFAYLGGFALAARAAGGESPELYVQNLRDESEIILDSAASAIAKEMQTRYLHPQWIEAQQAEGYSGTLQVLKATQFLWGWQVTSPESVREDQWQAMLDTYVNDQYELGTRQWLEEHNHHALAQVLERMVDAVRLNYWQPDSETQQALFAAYDQAARASGLIESNRQVQQFVSQQFSPTQQAADTAAPPSQNDAPSATPEPTVDAAAAAPEVEPPAATKFVQGQELRPEPAASEASQETNRNVAMVVGIALLLMILGAFLQLRRLVKTNGNRT encoded by the coding sequence TTGTCCAACTGTTCAATCGTCGTCATCGCGTTGGCGACGGTCCTTTGCATGGCATCCAACCGGCAAGCGATCGCCGCCGAAGACGACAAGTCGGTGCTGGTCCTGCATTCCTATTTGATCTCACCGGCGCAGATCGCAACGCTGCAATCGGCGGCGAAAGAGGCCCCCGTCGATTTGCGTTTTTTGGCAGCGGACTCAGCTGACACCGATACGCTGCGAGCGGAAATCGAACGGGCCGACTTGATCCTGCTGGATGTTGCTCATGAGAGTGTGCTGACGCCGATCGTTTCCAAATCGGCGGAGGACATCGAGAAGTCCGATCTGCCCTATATCCTGGTGCCGGGACTGGATCGCGTGCGTCGCGGGCAGCTGATGCAGGCGGCCTCTTTGAAAAGCCAACACAAGGTTTCCGACGAGACCGCCGCGCGGATTCGGCAGTACTACCGATACGGAGGCGACGGCAACACGCTTCTTCTAATGGCGGCATTGGCGACCGATCTCAGCAACCCCCCCGCCGCCGATCTGCCCGCCGCCATCGCGTTTCCCGAACAGGGATTTTATCACCCCGACTGGACCGAGATCGAAACCAGTCGCGAAGTCATCCAGTCGAAGCTGGCCGGCGATGCCAAGCCGATCGTCGCCATCGCGATCAATTCGGCCACCCTTTCCTCGGGCGATACCGATTGGTTGGATGCGATCCTATTGGCTCTGAAGCAGCGCGACATCAATGGCTATGCATTTTACGGGCCGCGACAGAACAGCCAACTGTTTACCGAGATGACTTGCCGCGATAAGGATGGAGAAGCGAAGCCTTTCGCCGACCTGATCATCAATGCGGCGTTGATCTTCCGTCCCGCCGAACGCAAGGCCGAAATCGACCAAATCGGCGTGCCGGTGATGCAGACGTTGCCTTCACTGAATCGCGATGCAGAGCAATGGCGAGCCAGCGACGATGGGCTGGCGATGGCCAATATCTCCTATTATTACGCGTCGAGCGAGTTGGCGGGCATGATTGCCCCAATGCTGATTTCGGCTCGCAACGCCGACACGCGTTTGCTCCAACCGATCAATCAACAGATCGCGGCCCTGGCCGATCGCGCTGCGGCGATCTGCCGACTGCAACAAAGTCAGCGGGGCGAGCGGCGGATCGCGATGATGGTTTACAACTATCCGCAAGGCGAAAACAACTTCGGCGCCTCGTTCCTCAATGTTCCCAAGAGTCTGGTGAACGTGATCGCCGCGATGAAACAGGCGGGATATACGACCGAGACAATCGATGAATCAAGCCTCACGTCGGCGGTCCAAACGTCGCTGCGAGCACTCTACGATTCAGACGCCTTGATTTCGCAGCACGCCGCCGGCAAGGCTGGCTTCCTGCCGCTGGCCGAATACCAAACCTGGTTCGACGGATTGCCGGCCCCGACGCGGCACCGCATCGAGAACCACTGGGGCGATCCACGCTCTGCGGCCGTTCGCACCGAATCGGGCGATAGCGGGTTTGTGATCCCCGGCGTCCAACTGGGTAACATCCACGTGATCCCACAACCGCTCCGCCATGAAGTGACTGCGGCGACGGAGGCCGAACTGCGGAAGCAGCGGATCAATCACAACTCGACGGTCCCGCTGAGCCACAAATATCTGGCGACTTATCTGTACTTGCGACAACAGTGGAGGGCCGACGCGGTCGTCCATTTTGGCACGCATGGAACACTCGAATGGGCTCCCGGCAAACAACGAGCACTGTCGGTCGACGACGATCCGCTGCTTGCACTCGGCTCGCTGCCAAACGTCTATCCCTACATCATGGACAACCTGGGGGAAGCGACAACGGCGAAGCGACGCTCCGGTGCGGTGATGATCAGCCACATGACACCGATGTTTTCGCCAGCCGGATTCCGACCGGGGCTGCACGAGATGCACGACCTAATGCACGACTGGGAAACCATTGCCGACGGGCCGGTTCGCAAGCAGATGGAGAAACAGCTTGTCGATTGGTTCGCCGAGCAGAAGCTCGATCGCGACCTCGGCTGGTCGACCGATCGGATCGCCGACCACTTCGAAGAATTCATGGAAGTGCTGCATCCCTACCTGGACGACATCGCGCAGACGGCACAGCCGCAAGGGCTGGCGGTACTGGGGCAGGTGCCCGATCGAGAGCGCCGGTTTGGCATGGTGATGCAAATGTTAAGGAAGCGGTTGATCGATGCGTTGGGTGAAGATATCGACGAGGTCTTCTTGCTCGATGCGGCCAAGGTCGGCAATTCGCGCCCGGCGCGTTGGTTGCGGATGGCGTTGCAGGATGCGGATGCGGCGAGCCGGTTGGACCTGCGAATGATCGACAACCTCGATTCCAGCAAGCAGACCTCGGTCCCGAACCGCGCTGCGGAGAAAACGTTGGACGCAGACGTACTTCTCGAACTCGCCCTCGAAGCGCAGCGACTCGATGCGTTGTTGGCAACCAACAACGAAATCCCCGCCCTGATCACCGCACTCGACGGCCAACATGTTCCGTCGAGCTATGGAGGCGATCCGGTGCGGAATCCCGACAGCCTGCCGACCGGCAAAAATCTATACGGTTTCGATCCCTCTCGCGTCCCTACGCGGCAGGCTTGGGAAATCGGTGTCGGCGTCTTGGACGACTGGATCGCCGACTATCGCCTGCGACACGAGAATGCCTACCCGCAACAGATCGCATTTACAATGTGGGCTGGTGAAACGATGCGGCACCACGGCGTGATGGAATCGCAAATTTTTCATGCGTTGGGAGTGCGTCCACGGTGGGACGACACCGGACGAATGAAGGGGATCGAATTGGTAAGCGATTCAGATTTTGGGAGGCCGCGAATCGATGTATTGATGACTGTCACCGGATCGTACCGCGATCAGTTCCCTCACTTGATGAAGTGGATCGACGAAGCTGTCGTGTTGGTGGCAAATCATGAGTCGCCGAAAACCGAATCTGACGGCGACGAATCGGCGACGAACTTCGTTGCCAACCATGCCCGCTGGCTTCGAGAACAATTGATCGCCGAAGGCGTCTCCGACGAGGAAGCGAACCGCCAGTCGACCGCCCGCGTCTTCTCCAACGAATCGGGAAACTACGGCACCGGACTAAACGACGCCGCCTATGCGAGCGACCTCTGGGAATATCAGCAAGCCAACGGTGGCGACGCGGAAATGGCGCGGCTGTTCGTAGATCGCATGGGATACGCCTACGGCGATGGGCTCGATGGCGTCGCGGCGTCGGAGCTGTTTGCCAAGCAGCTAGCTGGCGTAGATGCCGCCTTTCTCTCGCGATCTTCCCACACCTACGGCGTCTTAACCAGCGATGACCCATTTGCCTATCTCGGCGGATTCGCTCTGGCCGCACGCGCTGCCGGCGGAGAATCACCCGAGCTTTACGTACAAAATTTGCGAGATGAATCCGAAATCATCCTCGATTCCGCCGCCAGCGCGATCGCCAAGGAGATGCAGACGCGGTATCTGCACCCGCAGTGGATCGAAGCTCAACAGGCCGAGGGTTACAGCGGCACACTGCAAGTCCTCAAAGCGACACAATTCCTCTGGGGCTGGCAAGTCACATCGCCCGAATCGGTAAGAGAAGACCAATGGCAAGCGATGCTCGATACCTATGTGAACGATCAATATGAACTCGGAACGCGGCAGTGGCTTGAAGAACACAACCATCACGCATTGGCTCAGGTCTTAGAGCGGATGGTCGATGCCGTTCGGTTGAACTATTGGCAACCCGACTCGGAAACCCAACAGGCACTCTTTGCAGCCTACGACCAAGCGGCACGAGCCAGCGGATTGATCGAAAGCAATCGCCAGGTGCAGCAGTTCGTATCACAACAGTTTTCGCCGACGCAGCAGGCCGCCGACACCGCGGCTCCTCCGTCGCAAAACGACGCGCCCTCTGCAACGCCCGAACCGACAGTGGACGCCGCAGCAGCGGCTCCCGAAGTCGAACCGCCCGCAGCGACGAAGTTCGTTCAGGGACAGGAACTGCGACCGGAGCCCGCGGCCTCTGAAGCCTCTCAAGAAACCAATCGGAACGTCGCCATGGTGGTTGGCATCGCGTTGCTGTTGATGATCCTCGGCGCATTTTTGCAACTGCGTCGTCTCGTAAAAACTAATGGGAATCGGACATGA
- a CDS encoding DUF2149 domain-containing protein yields the protein MNRRRLQILSSDDSDPMLSSINLVDVFLVALAILMIALMNHPLAELASGDFTLIRDEGKPTMEIIVKQGEQLTRFQSTGLSSEGNGTEAGTAYRMKDGSMVYVPRSTPSDNETTSK from the coding sequence ATGAACCGACGCCGTCTACAAATCCTCAGCAGCGACGACAGCGATCCGATGCTCTCGTCGATCAACTTGGTCGATGTCTTTTTGGTCGCGTTGGCGATTCTGATGATCGCGCTGATGAACCATCCGTTAGCCGAATTGGCGAGCGGCGATTTCACCCTCATCCGCGATGAAGGGAAACCGACGATGGAGATCATCGTCAAACAAGGCGAACAGCTGACACGCTTTCAATCGACGGGACTGTCATCCGAAGGAAACGGCACCGAAGCCGGCACCGCCTATCGCATGAAGGACGGATCGATGGTCTACGTCCCCCGATCAACACCCTCGGACAACGAAACCACATCGAAATGA
- a CDS encoding glycosyltransferase family A protein, translating into MPRLSIIIPLRSHSEDFETTLVSVLENRPDDCEVIVAHDGNYEDPFELAGEVCFAVGNDCTLLNLVRAGSEIATSPIVHVLADGFQATSGWTDSIDETFADHDVACASPLVCDMDDHDLILAAGWTTNALRLRRPIAHGATAVGRLEADRISGLFLAASFWRVSALRQCLKASSVATAVDFEAFASRWVKKAAYDIQIAGESRVTTYEDAVEIESVGFRTGYQLQSAGPASGAAATIGFAMLSCLTQPHRFGTWTTAAGRVAASILAGKRRQEIDRDLRKLASASIESPQAFVESQPQTLAFPVSEPLRRAA; encoded by the coding sequence GTGCCACGTTTATCGATCATTATTCCGCTGCGATCCCATTCCGAAGACTTCGAAACCACATTGGTTTCCGTGCTGGAGAATCGTCCCGATGATTGTGAAGTGATCGTTGCCCACGACGGCAATTATGAAGACCCCTTTGAACTGGCCGGTGAGGTTTGTTTTGCTGTCGGTAACGACTGCACGCTGCTGAACCTCGTGCGGGCGGGCAGCGAAATCGCCACCAGTCCAATCGTTCACGTGTTGGCAGATGGCTTTCAAGCCACCTCCGGCTGGACCGATTCGATCGACGAAACCTTTGCCGATCACGACGTTGCTTGCGCTTCGCCGTTGGTTTGCGACATGGACGATCACGATCTGATCCTGGCTGCCGGTTGGACCACCAATGCGCTGCGGTTGCGACGTCCGATCGCCCACGGTGCGACGGCGGTTGGTCGCTTGGAAGCAGACCGGATCAGCGGACTGTTTCTGGCTGCATCGTTCTGGAGAGTTTCGGCGCTCCGGCAGTGCTTAAAAGCCAGTTCGGTCGCCACCGCAGTCGACTTCGAAGCCTTCGCATCGCGGTGGGTGAAGAAGGCGGCTTACGATATTCAGATCGCTGGCGAATCGCGAGTCACGACGTACGAAGATGCCGTCGAGATCGAGAGCGTTGGATTCCGCACGGGATATCAATTGCAATCGGCTGGCCCAGCCAGCGGTGCCGCGGCAACGATCGGTTTTGCGATGCTGTCTTGTTTGACTCAGCCGCATCGGTTCGGAACCTGGACCACGGCAGCAGGCCGGGTTGCAGCTTCGATCTTGGCCGGCAAGCGTCGCCAAGAGATCGATCGCGATCTGCGAAAGCTTGCCTCGGCGTCGATCGAATCGCCCCAGGCGTTCGTGGAATCCCAGCCGCAGACGCTGGCATTCCCCGTCTCCGAACCGCTTCGCCGCGCAGCGTAA
- a CDS encoding histidine phosphatase family protein, giving the protein MTVPQETIVQEVIMVRHGAVDPQWKGICYGAMDVSLSEQGYSDSRQAARQLSERFHPSVIFHSGLSRTRFLAEEIAQAYGGAVPCIEDHRLRERDYGDWQGQTWDAAYASDPDNFDGLIEDPDHYRPPGGETTSQMQARVAQWFSEQLNPSGHDRPKTLIAVSHSGPIAALAGHLHKTPPTQWQPYTIGTLESIRVRQIASGEQTRWQIDRQTAGMR; this is encoded by the coding sequence ATGACAGTCCCACAAGAAACGATCGTTCAAGAAGTCATCATGGTGCGTCATGGCGCCGTCGATCCGCAGTGGAAAGGGATCTGTTACGGTGCGATGGATGTTTCGCTGAGCGAACAGGGATACAGCGACTCTCGGCAGGCAGCTCGACAGCTGAGCGAACGCTTTCACCCGTCGGTCATCTTCCACAGCGGCCTGTCACGCACCCGATTCTTGGCGGAAGAGATCGCCCAAGCGTACGGCGGCGCAGTTCCCTGCATCGAGGATCATCGCTTGCGAGAGCGCGACTACGGAGATTGGCAGGGGCAAACCTGGGACGCCGCCTACGCGAGCGATCCCGACAACTTCGATGGCCTCATCGAAGATCCCGATCACTATCGACCGCCCGGTGGCGAAACCACTTCCCAGATGCAAGCGCGCGTCGCCCAGTGGTTCAGCGAACAACTGAATCCATCTGGCCACGATCGACCGAAAACTCTGATCGCCGTCTCGCACAGCGGCCCGATCGCAGCGTTGGCAGGTCACCTACACAAGACACCACCGACACAATGGCAGCCGTACACGATCGGTACGCTTGAATCGATCCGGGTGAGACAGATCGCCAGCGGAGAGCAAACACGCTGGCAGATCGACCGACAAACAGCCGGCATGCGTTAG